One part of the Phytoactinopolyspora mesophila genome encodes these proteins:
- a CDS encoding ABC transporter permease, protein MSSAMRNASSRSIRLARWRNTARTVWRDYRRQRSGVVGLVGLAVIALVAIGYPLLAEPSALSVTNATGGRLAPPGDGYPLGTDEFGRSVLLLVAQGTRVSLIIGVASASIAMVIGTLIGILAGHFEGKASWVLMRITEWFLVLPGLVVAIILVVVLGRSMTVLIIAIGVTSWAGTARVIRAQTRTVEGRPYLERAKALGAGHWHQMVRHVLPNVMPLVLASTVITVAAAILTESGLAFLGLYDPQNLSWGMLLNRAWSTGAMSAGAWWYILPPGFMIMIVVLCFNLCGRALEVAINPRLRR, encoded by the coding sequence ATGAGTAGCGCTATGCGAAACGCCTCGTCCAGATCCATCCGGCTAGCCAGATGGCGCAATACGGCTAGGACCGTCTGGCGCGATTACCGCAGGCAACGCTCAGGCGTTGTCGGTCTTGTCGGTTTGGCCGTCATCGCGCTGGTCGCCATCGGATACCCACTGCTGGCGGAACCATCGGCGCTGAGTGTTACCAACGCCACCGGGGGACGCCTCGCGCCTCCTGGTGACGGTTACCCGCTAGGCACCGACGAGTTCGGTCGGTCGGTGCTCCTTCTCGTCGCACAGGGAACACGGGTGAGCTTGATCATCGGAGTCGCGTCAGCGTCGATCGCGATGGTCATCGGCACTTTGATCGGCATTCTCGCTGGCCACTTTGAGGGCAAAGCGAGCTGGGTGCTCATGCGCATCACGGAGTGGTTCCTTGTTCTACCAGGATTGGTCGTCGCCATCATCTTGGTCGTTGTACTCGGCCGGAGCATGACGGTACTGATCATCGCGATTGGCGTCACGTCGTGGGCGGGAACGGCACGTGTCATCCGTGCGCAGACACGAACCGTGGAAGGCCGACCCTACCTCGAACGGGCAAAGGCGCTGGGTGCTGGCCACTGGCATCAGATGGTCCGGCACGTACTCCCAAACGTGATGCCACTTGTCCTGGCTAGCACCGTCATCACCGTTGCTGCAGCCATCCTCACCGAGTCCGGCCTCGCGTTTCTCGGTCTGTACGATCCACAGAACCTGTCCTGGGGCATGCTTCTCAACCGTGCATGGAGCACGGGGGCAATGTCGGCTGGCGCTTGGTGGTACATCTTGCCGCCCGGATTCATGATCATGATCGTCGTACTGTGTTTCAATCTCTGCGGCCGTGCGCTCGAGGTTGCCATCAACCCGCGGCTACGAAGGTGA
- a CDS encoding ABC transporter ATP-binding protein → MNEQLLAARGLHVEYGLPGGRTAQAVCGVDIDVAPGEIVALAGESGCGKTTLARTLLGLERPTKGTVTMAGRPLGATNRELREFRRRAQLVLQDPTGALNPRHTVYEAIAEGLRIHGLHDNEHERVAQALAHVGLRPPERYLLSYPHELSGGQRQRVVIAGCLVLDPEIIIADEPVASLDASVRGEVLALLMRLRDDFGLGALVVTHDLGLAWSIADRIAVMYLGRIVEQGPVEQILTAPQHPYTSALVSVLPNSPVGEPQVLVGEAPDATRIPGGCRFSPRCPVLASGAADTAGIGAACRTIDLPILTRTDDDVAKVACHYAHATVHS, encoded by the coding sequence ATGAACGAGCAATTGTTGGCCGCGCGCGGTTTGCACGTGGAATATGGACTCCCTGGCGGTCGAACGGCGCAGGCCGTCTGCGGAGTGGACATCGATGTTGCACCTGGCGAGATTGTGGCGCTTGCGGGCGAGTCGGGCTGTGGCAAGACAACGCTGGCACGTACTCTTCTCGGTCTCGAGCGGCCAACGAAAGGCACTGTCACCATGGCCGGCCGACCGCTGGGAGCCACGAATCGTGAACTCCGGGAGTTTCGTCGCCGGGCCCAGCTCGTTCTGCAGGATCCAACCGGCGCGCTCAACCCGCGCCACACCGTGTACGAGGCAATCGCCGAAGGGCTCCGGATCCACGGTCTTCACGACAACGAGCACGAGAGGGTCGCGCAGGCACTTGCGCATGTGGGATTGCGCCCTCCCGAGCGTTACCTCCTTTCCTACCCGCATGAATTGTCCGGCGGCCAGAGACAGCGCGTCGTGATCGCCGGCTGCCTGGTACTTGATCCGGAGATCATCATCGCCGACGAGCCAGTCGCATCACTTGATGCATCGGTGCGCGGTGAGGTCCTCGCGCTTCTGATGCGGCTGCGAGATGACTTCGGGCTAGGTGCCCTCGTTGTCACACACGACCTCGGCCTGGCTTGGAGTATCGCCGACCGGATCGCGGTGATGTACCTCGGGCGAATCGTCGAGCAAGGGCCAGTTGAGCAGATCCTGACCGCACCACAACACCCCTACACATCTGCCCTGGTCTCGGTGCTGCCAAACTCGCCCGTCGGCGAGCCCCAGGTGCTCGTCGGCGAAGCTCCCGACGCCACCCGAATCCCAGGCGGATGCCGATTCAGCCCCCGCTGTCCTGTGCTCGCGTCAGGGGCTGCTGACACCGCCGGGATCGGTGCGGCCTGCCGTACGATCGACTTGCCCATCTTGACGAGGACCGACGACGACGTCGCTAAGGTGGCGTGTCACTACGCGCACGCCACAGTGCATTCCTAA
- a CDS encoding MurR/RpiR family transcriptional regulator, with amino-acid sequence MLATLRGMLPSLSPSEARVAKTAIDDPAGAAASTIAELARRSDTSETSVIRLCRTIGFGGYPEFRLALAAAAATSSEEEYISGEILPTDTTEQVVRKVTGADAQAISETANQVSIRSLEHVAKAIGKAGRVDLFGAGASSFVAQDMQFKLHRIGLTSYCFADPGLAISSASLLARGDVAIGLSHTGSTRDTIRYLEVAAEAGATTVAITNHPRAPIATKADIVVTTAARETTFRSGAMASRIAQLTLVDALFVLVAQGRVDLAMDALQRTHDALRPPTKGNK; translated from the coding sequence GTGCTCGCAACTTTACGCGGCATGCTCCCGAGCCTTTCGCCGTCCGAGGCCCGCGTAGCAAAGACAGCCATTGACGACCCTGCTGGCGCCGCAGCGTCCACGATCGCCGAGCTGGCTCGACGCAGCGACACCTCCGAGACCTCGGTTATCCGGCTATGCCGCACGATCGGTTTCGGTGGCTACCCCGAGTTCCGACTGGCCCTGGCCGCTGCTGCTGCCACGAGTTCGGAAGAGGAGTACATCTCCGGCGAGATCCTGCCGACTGACACCACCGAACAGGTCGTCCGCAAAGTCACCGGGGCAGATGCTCAGGCCATTTCTGAGACGGCCAACCAAGTTTCGATCCGGTCACTCGAGCACGTAGCCAAAGCCATCGGTAAGGCTGGCCGCGTTGACCTCTTTGGAGCAGGCGCCAGCTCGTTCGTGGCGCAGGACATGCAGTTCAAGCTGCACCGCATCGGGCTGACGAGCTACTGCTTCGCAGACCCGGGCTTGGCGATCAGTTCGGCGTCCCTGCTTGCCCGTGGCGATGTTGCAATCGGCCTCTCGCACACGGGATCAACACGTGACACGATCCGTTACCTCGAGGTCGCGGCCGAAGCCGGTGCAACGACCGTCGCCATCACGAACCACCCGCGAGCTCCCATTGCGACCAAGGCAGACATTGTTGTGACGACGGCAGCCCGTGAGACCACATTCCGGTCAGGGGCCATGGCCAGCCGGATCGCGCAACTAACCCTCGTCGATGCACTTTTCGTGCTCGTAGCACAAGGGCGCGTAGATCTGGCCATGGATGCCCTGCAGCGCACTCACGACGCGCTAAGGCCGCCTACGAAGGGAAACAAATAA
- a CDS encoding ABC transporter permease has translation MANEAATYLPAGSPEDSTGDAGPERRRSTAGFGRYVLNRASGAVVSLVAVLFTGFFIFRILPRDPVEQIMLNTPNATPELEAALRSEFGLDRPLLVQFWEYLTNTLSGDLGVSIQYQVPVTQIIADRLWPTVLLSGTALVLCVTVGFSQGAIAAWRNGSKFDKRTVNIALLLYAAPAFWVGMIAIIVFARELRLFPTGRMVSATTPNEFWPRLLDTAHHMVLPTLTMSAMLYAGYLLIMRASMLDEMGNDYITTARAKGLRDAVVRRKHAMRNALLPTTTLVFMAIGNVINGAVFTETVFTWPGLGYTFFQAISVPDLPVLQGLFIVFSASTILANLTADILYWFIDPRSRKA, from the coding sequence ATGGCCAACGAGGCAGCGACCTACCTTCCGGCCGGGTCCCCTGAGGACTCGACCGGCGACGCCGGCCCAGAACGCCGGCGCTCCACCGCCGGATTCGGCCGGTATGTACTGAACCGTGCCAGCGGGGCCGTTGTGTCGCTCGTGGCTGTACTGTTCACCGGGTTCTTCATCTTCCGGATACTCCCTCGCGATCCGGTCGAGCAGATCATGTTGAACACGCCGAACGCGACCCCGGAGTTGGAAGCGGCACTTCGCTCCGAATTCGGTCTAGATCGCCCACTGCTCGTCCAGTTCTGGGAGTACCTGACCAACACGCTCTCCGGTGACCTAGGCGTGTCGATCCAATACCAGGTTCCGGTGACACAGATCATCGCCGACCGGCTCTGGCCGACGGTGCTGCTGAGCGGGACGGCCCTCGTGCTCTGTGTCACCGTGGGGTTCTCTCAGGGCGCCATCGCCGCTTGGCGCAACGGCAGCAAGTTCGACAAGCGCACCGTGAATATCGCGTTGTTGCTCTATGCCGCGCCAGCGTTCTGGGTAGGCATGATCGCCATAATCGTTTTCGCCCGGGAGCTGCGGCTGTTCCCGACGGGACGGATGGTTTCGGCGACGACGCCTAATGAATTCTGGCCCCGGCTCCTTGACACCGCCCATCACATGGTCTTGCCGACCTTGACGATGTCGGCCATGCTCTATGCCGGTTACCTGCTCATCATGCGGGCTTCGATGCTCGACGAAATGGGCAACGACTACATCACCACCGCACGGGCGAAAGGGCTTCGAGACGCCGTTGTTCGCCGCAAGCACGCGATGCGCAACGCCCTGTTGCCGACCACGACGCTGGTGTTCATGGCGATCGGCAACGTCATCAACGGTGCCGTGTTCACCGAGACGGTATTTACTTGGCCCGGCTTGGGCTACACATTCTTCCAGGCCATCAGTGTGCCGGACCTCCCCGTGCTTCAGGGCCTGTTCATCGTGTTCTCGGCATCCACGATCCTCGCCAACCTGACAGCGGACATCCTGTACTGGTTCATCGACCCAAGGTCGCGGAAAGCATGA
- a CDS encoding ABC transporter substrate-binding protein: MITRHRIRRLSRWGVAGLALTVPAALFVLPAQASEDGDAAENRLFVATDQSVENWNPFLQIYFIEHQFRQVQYEPLIRHSAEDYTATEGLAEEWEVSDDGLTWTFTLRETVWHDEQPVTADDVEYTYHIILNDEVISARSADTVELIESVEAVDDRTVEIRITEPSVTLELSDQVIVPKHIWEEHEGNWSDWGNDDFPIIGSGPWQAVAYETDQFIRYEANENYWRGAPGFDELIFQYYTEPDTAVAGLEAGEVDIVGNLNEAQVRRLDGMEGITTVVAPNRAWLALRFNTGARTIDGQEFGQGHPALSDVAVRQALHHAIDKQELIDRVRGGFGEVASSIVPSVFGAIYWEPDDDVRVDFDLEEASRILDEAGYAMGDDGIRVSPDGDPLVFSFGIDAGDADRESTALFIEEWFSEIGVGVEQVISEDVHDQFYAGDIDFTFTGWGINPDPTYNLIRQTCGQLPEEPPGGNSDAFYCNEHYDNLVAQQAAETDPEARAEILAEVQEILYTDAPLIFLWYPTVMEAYNSDKIADVTFQPTDGGMIMGQIGPWAYHSAAPTGEGGGGLSTSVLVGAGAAVVLGAAVAGVGLARRRQTADDRE, from the coding sequence ATGATCACCAGACACCGTATCCGCAGGCTCAGCCGATGGGGCGTGGCAGGTCTAGCCCTCACCGTCCCGGCCGCCCTTTTCGTGCTGCCGGCCCAGGCGAGTGAGGATGGGGACGCGGCCGAGAACCGGTTGTTCGTTGCTACCGACCAGTCCGTTGAGAATTGGAACCCGTTCCTGCAGATCTATTTCATCGAGCATCAGTTCCGTCAGGTGCAATATGAGCCCTTGATTCGCCACAGCGCCGAAGACTACACAGCGACCGAAGGCCTTGCCGAGGAATGGGAGGTTTCCGATGATGGACTGACCTGGACGTTCACCCTCCGCGAAACGGTATGGCACGACGAGCAGCCGGTAACCGCTGACGACGTGGAGTACACCTATCACATCATCTTGAACGACGAGGTCATCAGCGCACGCAGCGCCGACACCGTGGAGCTCATTGAATCGGTCGAGGCGGTCGATGACCGCACTGTTGAAATCCGAATCACTGAGCCGAGTGTCACGCTTGAGCTGTCCGATCAGGTGATCGTCCCGAAGCACATCTGGGAAGAGCATGAGGGCAACTGGAGCGACTGGGGCAACGACGACTTCCCGATCATTGGATCCGGACCCTGGCAAGCCGTCGCCTACGAAACCGACCAGTTCATCCGCTACGAGGCGAACGAGAACTACTGGCGGGGTGCTCCAGGCTTCGACGAACTGATCTTTCAGTATTACACCGAACCCGACACCGCGGTGGCTGGGTTGGAGGCGGGTGAAGTCGATATCGTCGGGAACCTCAACGAGGCGCAAGTGCGTCGCTTGGACGGCATGGAAGGCATTACCACCGTAGTCGCTCCCAACAGAGCCTGGCTTGCGTTGCGTTTCAACACCGGTGCGCGCACGATCGACGGGCAGGAGTTCGGGCAAGGGCACCCCGCGCTGAGTGACGTCGCTGTCAGGCAGGCATTGCACCACGCCATCGACAAGCAAGAACTCATCGATCGAGTCCGCGGCGGGTTCGGCGAGGTCGCTTCCAGCATCGTGCCGAGTGTGTTCGGTGCGATCTATTGGGAGCCGGATGACGACGTCCGCGTCGATTTCGATCTTGAAGAGGCCAGCCGGATTCTTGACGAGGCCGGCTACGCGATGGGCGACGACGGCATTCGGGTCTCGCCGGACGGCGACCCCCTGGTCTTCTCATTTGGTATTGACGCCGGCGACGCCGATCGGGAGAGTACTGCGCTGTTCATCGAGGAGTGGTTCAGCGAGATCGGAGTCGGTGTCGAGCAGGTTATTTCTGAGGATGTGCACGATCAGTTCTATGCAGGCGACATCGACTTCACGTTCACCGGCTGGGGGATCAACCCGGACCCAACGTATAACCTCATTCGACAAACCTGTGGCCAGCTCCCAGAAGAGCCGCCAGGCGGCAACAGCGACGCGTTCTACTGCAATGAGCATTACGACAACCTGGTCGCCCAACAGGCCGCCGAGACCGACCCCGAAGCACGTGCTGAGATTCTGGCTGAGGTGCAGGAAATCCTCTATACGGACGCACCGTTGATCTTTCTGTGGTACCCGACGGTGATGGAGGCGTACAACAGCGACAAGATCGCCGACGTCACATTCCAGCCGACCGATGGCGGCATGATCATGGGTCAGATAGGCCCGTGGGCCTACCATTCGGCCGCACCGACTGGCGAAGGCGGTGGTGGCCTGAGCACCAGCGTCCTCGTGGGGGCAGGGGCCGCGGTGGTGTTGGGCGCTGCGGTGGCCGGCGTCGGGCTGGCTCGACGGCGCCAGACGGCCGACGATCGCGAGTAG
- a CDS encoding oligopeptide/dipeptide ABC transporter ATP-binding protein, with protein MSLLEIRDLHVTYHSSRGTVPAVRGVTLSLEPGQTIGVAGESGCGKSTLAQAILRLLHPSTELTGEIVLRGEDVLSMRWGRLRAVRWTGASIVFQGAMHVLNPAHRIGQQIAEPILLHEKVSGGEADRRVLELLDQVGLPSWRAENHPHELSGGQLQRVMIAMALACNPELIIADEATTALDVMVQAQVLRLLARLVRDRNVGMIMISHDLSVLSDNCDRVAVMYAGKVVEMGAAHDVFADPRHPYTEALASAFPVVGDRQARGRPRGLAGDPPDPSDLPTGCTFHPRCPIAVEPCRTTEPPLLTLNHAQGDQRDSSCLVAQAGDPIRPAPATEPTRVTELEECAP; from the coding sequence GTGAGCCTGCTCGAAATCCGTGACCTCCACGTCACCTACCACAGCTCGCGCGGCACCGTCCCTGCCGTACGCGGGGTGACCCTCTCCCTTGAACCGGGTCAGACCATCGGCGTAGCTGGAGAATCCGGGTGCGGAAAGTCGACCCTCGCTCAGGCGATCCTGCGACTGCTGCACCCCAGTACCGAGCTGACTGGCGAGATTGTGCTGCGCGGTGAAGACGTGTTGTCGATGCGGTGGGGCCGGCTGCGGGCAGTACGCTGGACCGGAGCGTCGATCGTCTTTCAGGGGGCGATGCACGTACTCAATCCGGCCCACCGGATCGGACAGCAGATCGCCGAGCCGATCCTGCTGCACGAAAAGGTGTCCGGTGGGGAAGCCGACCGGCGCGTGCTGGAGCTGCTGGATCAGGTCGGGCTGCCGTCCTGGCGGGCCGAGAACCATCCGCACGAGCTCTCCGGAGGCCAGCTCCAGCGAGTCATGATCGCTATGGCACTGGCCTGCAATCCAGAGCTGATCATCGCGGACGAGGCGACCACCGCTCTCGACGTCATGGTCCAGGCCCAGGTGCTTCGGCTGCTGGCGAGGCTGGTGCGCGACCGCAACGTCGGGATGATCATGATCAGCCACGATCTGTCTGTGCTGTCGGACAACTGCGACCGTGTAGCAGTCATGTATGCCGGCAAGGTGGTCGAGATGGGAGCAGCCCACGACGTGTTCGCTGACCCCAGGCACCCCTACACCGAAGCGTTGGCATCGGCGTTCCCGGTTGTCGGTGATCGTCAGGCACGGGGCCGCCCGCGAGGACTGGCTGGCGATCCACCAGATCCGAGCGATCTGCCGACAGGTTGCACATTTCATCCGCGCTGTCCGATCGCTGTGGAACCATGTAGGACGACAGAGCCGCCGCTACTCACGCTCAATCATGCCCAAGGCGACCAGCGCGACAGTAGCTGCCTGGTAGCGCAGGCCGGAGACCCCATTCGTCCGGCTCCCGCCACCGAGCCAACCCGCGTGACCGAGTTAGAGGAGTGTGCGCCATGA
- a CDS encoding serine hydrolase domain-containing protein: MFVERGIQPSIIATHHLSEDKTAGELTGQLAPDTRFPIGSVAKTLAALLAARLHVDDVVDCDEPFAADNDGHRTTLRGLLSHTAQLPFELHPDHWGPKSLNRSDVEAALLDPPGLRLPPGTWHYSNLGYALMARRLEQITGQDYIALLSDHLLEPLDMGKTSFPDQQTEGPCILGAAAPSGDLWSTLHDLMVLAQAIGGHRPDVVNWRMLSLLLTPATPGTEGAGLGSGIRTERVGHHRVLVSTGTISDRTTCVVVWPRRGFSVLVAERGYSHASLWQTAAQRWRHLDVRVRTWWWDGQEVIELRQGDAVELVVMETTWPFPVFAGHAHGRTLIGVDWSGDHLELLEWENALVGPQMRLTSDVADSAHPG, encoded by the coding sequence ATGTTCGTCGAACGCGGGATCCAGCCGTCAATCATTGCCACGCATCATCTCAGTGAGGACAAGACCGCGGGTGAGTTAACTGGTCAACTGGCACCGGATACGCGTTTCCCAATCGGCTCGGTTGCCAAGACGCTCGCGGCGCTGCTTGCCGCCCGCCTTCATGTCGACGACGTAGTCGACTGCGACGAACCGTTCGCCGCCGATAACGACGGCCATCGCACCACTCTCCGGGGATTACTGAGCCACACCGCGCAGCTTCCTTTCGAGCTACACCCCGACCATTGGGGACCGAAGTCGCTAAACCGGTCCGACGTCGAGGCTGCATTGCTCGACCCACCGGGTCTAAGGCTGCCGCCTGGCACGTGGCACTACTCGAACCTGGGCTACGCGCTGATGGCGCGCAGGCTGGAGCAGATTACTGGGCAGGACTACATCGCACTCTTGTCCGACCACTTGCTGGAGCCGCTCGACATGGGCAAGACATCGTTCCCCGACCAGCAGACCGAAGGTCCGTGCATCCTCGGTGCAGCTGCTCCTTCTGGCGACCTATGGTCCACACTCCACGACTTGATGGTCTTGGCTCAAGCCATCGGCGGTCATCGTCCTGACGTCGTGAACTGGCGTATGTTGTCGTTGTTGCTGACACCAGCGACCCCAGGCACAGAAGGCGCCGGCCTTGGGTCCGGTATCCGCACAGAACGCGTCGGTCATCACCGAGTGCTCGTGAGCACGGGCACGATCAGCGACCGGACTACGTGCGTCGTGGTGTGGCCGCGCCGGGGTTTCTCTGTCCTCGTCGCCGAGCGTGGTTACAGCCACGCATCGCTGTGGCAAACCGCGGCACAACGGTGGCGCCACCTCGATGTACGAGTACGGACCTGGTGGTGGGATGGCCAAGAGGTGATCGAGCTGCGCCAGGGCGACGCAGTTGAACTCGTTGTCATGGAGACGACGTGGCCGTTCCCAGTATTCGCGGGCCATGCCCACGGCCGAACGCTCATCGGCGTGGACTGGAGTGGAGATCATCTCGAGTTGCTGGAATGGGAAAACGCTCTTGTTGGGCCTCAGATGCGGTTGACGTCCGACGTAGCGGACAGCGCTCATCCTGGCTGA